The genomic region TCAATCAGTTTCTCGACTTTGCTCTCCATCACCTTGACCACCAACTGGTCGGGATCGGTTAGCACCTCAACCGCCTCGCCCACCACGATGTCCCGCACGTGAATAGACTGGTTGATCTCCTTAAGCACGGTGAGGTCTACCACGATATTTCGTGGCAGGTTAGCGGGTAGGGCTTCTACCTCGAGCGAGGTCAGGTTCTCGATTAGCATGGTGTGGCTAGTCATGGCTGCCGGGGCCTCGCCGAGGAACAGAAGCGGAACATCAGCCTTCACGCTGTGGGTCATCTCCACCTGGAAAAAGCCCACGTGCAGCAGGTCGCCAGTTAAGGGGTGGCGCTGCATATCGCGGATCATCGCCATTCTTGGCTCCTTGGCACTATCGACGTTGAGGGCTATCAGGGCATTGCGGCCCACCTTGGCGATGAGACGCTTCAGCAGCGAGGTCTCT from Dehalococcoidia bacterium harbors:
- a CDS encoding 50S ribosomal protein L25; its protein translation is MNRDELKVSHRDVLGKKVRFLRREGLTPVNLYGPNIESLSLQVETSLLKRLIAKVGRNALIALNVDSAKEPRMAMIRDMQRHPLTGDLLHVGFFQVEMTHSVKADVPLLFLGEAPAAMTSHTMLIENLTSLEVEALPANLPRNIVVDLTVLKEINQSIHVRDIVVGEAVEVLTDPDQLVVKVMESKVEKLIEEEAVSVEEAEAPPGEAEGEEKSE